A segment of the Hemitrygon akajei chromosome 10, sHemAka1.3, whole genome shotgun sequence genome:
ACTGGAAGTGAGAAGGAAGAAACAAACTGACTTCCGAGTCTCAGGACCTCCGAGATGGACACCCATCAAGTCCCGGTGAGCACCCTTCAGAGCGAGGGCTGGGGACGGGGGAGGTGGGCGACGGAGAAAGAACATTTAAATTCTCTCGGTTGGTGTACTGAAACTCGACGCCGGGTTTTTCAGCCATTCAGCCACAAGAGGAAGGGTCTGAGCCTGCAACGAACACAGGAAGAACCCACAAGAAGGTGCTTAACATGGAAGGGGATAGATGGTCCCGATTCCCTGGGTAAATTATAAACGCTCAAACTCCAAGATAGTCATAGAACCATTAGATTTTCAGGAAGATGCTCTGTACAAACATCTCGCTGAGAGCCTACACTCCACTCTCTCCTCCCTTCTTGCGCGCACACACGTGCTGGGGTAGTCTCGGCGCCAGAAGTAATTCAATCTCTCTTGGAAATCTCTACAGTGAGTGAAGAAAGCTTTGGAGGTGTGCTTTCTGAACATCCACAGGGTTAATATTGTTCACGGTAGAAGGGGTGTCTTGGTCATAAGGGTTTGTCGAGGGTTTTAGGACAAGGTGCCTTCGAAACCTTCCTGCACACGGTATTGGAGTTCTTGCACCTACAGCCCGGCCTCTTGACGCCGTCGTAACATCCCTGGCAGACCCGGAGGCATCCTTTAGCCGGCAAATAGCACCATAAGCAGGGCAAGAAGATGGAGATGAGGCCCATGGCGGTCCAACGAGCGCAGCAGTGGCCTTGGCTGCAGGAGCACGGATTGTCCGCACAGTTGTCCTCGTCGTCGTTGGAACAGTGGTAGAAGAGGCCCTTGACACAACATACACACGTGCCGTAATCTAGGGCGCTCTGGAATGAGCAAAGGCACCTCTGGTCACAGAGCCAGCACGAAGGCAGAGTCCTCGGGGCTGTGCAGGAGCCGCACTTGCACTGCCCGCATTCCTCGCACCGCAGTGAGTGTTGGTTCCAGTCCTCGCCACCCAGAGTCTTGTTAAAGTCGGGTTTGAGGTCAGCCTTGGGCTGCGCCCTGACAATTCCTTGGGCAGAAGGGGATGAGCTCACGCTAACCAGCAGTCTCTGGTCGGAGGTGGTGCTGCTGCGGGACGCTGAACTGACAGTACTGGTAGATCTGCTCAAGTGTTGCTGCACCTGCTGATGGAGCTGCGTGGAGGAGCGTGGTTCCACGCCCAGGCTCAGCTCCGTTGTCCTTTCCCACTTCTGCGCCGCGCTGGACGGGCTACTGGTCGCGACCTTCGCACTGAGGACCATGGGCCTTTCCACGTAGTCGTTGTTGGCTCGGATGGCCCGGATCTGATCGATGGAGAGCACCGGACCCTGCATCTCTCCCGGGTCAGGATCAATCCGCAGTCGTCCCCTGTCGTGAGCGAgctggagagagaggggtgactCCACGTGCGTTGGGGCTTCCATCAGACTGCGACCGGTGCAGGCCTGCGGGCTGGCTGCTCATCGGTCAGACCTGTGGCGAAGACAGGACGGAGAGAAATGTCAGGAAGAGAGTACTCACACACTGCCGCGGACCCGCCCTCCGCCTTCATGTCTTGGCGTTTGGGGGCCCTCCTTTCCTACCATACCCATCCAGTTAACCAGAAATAAGAGAAGAAAACCACTTTACCCCTCCCAACCTAGCCTCCCCCACCTGATCCAAACATCGCGCCCGGCAGAGGCTCAACATCCAGCCTTTAAGTCCTTAAGTTTGGAAGAAGGgagaaaatatttaaaacaattaGGCGATTCAACCTCGTGCAAGACATGACAGGTATCATACACAGTGTCCGGATTTCATAATCATTTTTACCATAGACTGGGCGACACGGTAAAGAAATTTGCAGTCGGAATGGTAAAACATCTCTTTCTAGGTCTAGGACTGTCTTCGTTCCTCCTAAAGCAGCAACCAGTTTTATTTACACATTCAGCAGGACCATTAGAAACACACTGAACTCCAGCTCACAGTTCACACACGCACTCTCCGAGAACGGATTCATCATGACTTCCCTGCTCCATCCACTTTTCCCTTTCAGTCACTGCTGGTGGGGGGTTAACGCCGAGGAAACATTGCTGTTCATCGGCCGAGTGACACCTCGCATATCCCGCTTTCAGACCTACCTACCCGTTCCCAGTCACTTAGAGATATTCCGCGTCAAAAGCTCATGGTATTTTACACATGCCATAGCCCGACAACGCACAGCTGAATGCAAACCATCTGTTGCAAATTCAAAATCGTGACATTGTTTAGCAGTCCGGATTGCAAAACAAGATTCAATTCTACATTCTTTTCCGAGCGTAACTGAGTTTACCCGCTTCCTAGAAATAGTCATCACTCTCTGCGGTGCGGCTGTAGTCAAAAGTGCTGAAATGTCTAACCATGTTCATTGTTCTAGATGCAGGAGGAAGCTGGCTCCAGAGACAGTCAGGACGATACTGAAGCGGAGATGAAGACCCGGCGGAGCGCCATGCTCTTCCAACTGCTATTGAATGGCAGGGTGTTTGCATTTCCGGTTGTGTCGAATCCGATACAGCAAGTTGGCATGAAATGGATACTACATGGGAAAAGTCAAATACTGGACGGGGCTATTAGACAGCGCTACGCACTGACCAGGCTCCGCTGTAAACACATGCAGAACCACCCATTCTCTTCGGCACTGGGACCACATGTAGGAGAGAGAGTTCTCCGCCAGCCTTCCACATAAATCAACCCTCGGGggccccaccccatcccacctaACTCCGGGCACACTTAATGTTCGGGGCACTCCCCCGGTTAGAGATTCGTCGGTGGGAactgaaaatccaaatgaaaTCGCAGACACTGAAATACAAACAAATGCATAAAAGTAGCTGTCCAATaaatatgtttaagaaaaacaatgcccccccccccccagttaagGGATTACACATTTACCATAAAATTCAGGTGAAGACTGGCCCGGTCTGTGTTCAATAGCCAGAAGGAAGTGGACTTTACAGTCTGGCTTTCGGTCTTTAATGGATAGGGCTGGATCCGTTTCTCAAGTAGTTACAGTAAAATAAGGCTGCTCTTAGGTTTTGATCGATATTAAATAtaatctcctccccctcccttcacaCCAGTAACAGTATGCTGCGGCGGGGTCTAGTTTAATGCAGTCAGTCCCCTGTGTTAAGAGATAAGTGATCAATGATTGGAAAGATCTTGGCATTTGTTTGAAATTAGTGTTAACCTTGTGCAGAAAACCAGCTCAAGTCTGGCACATTAAGTGTACAGACACGACAAAATAGAATATATAACGAATATACACACTTAAGCAAGCCGTGTTATATTGTAAACCGGCGTGCAGGTCCCTCACCTCGCCAAAGATGTCGGTTGTTCCTTTGCGATGCTGCTGGGTGAACTGTGGCAGTAACCTTGTCTGCTGTGCTTCAAATGCAGCGAGTATCCGATCAATGACAAGCTCCTGGAGTGAAGGGCGCTGTGTCCTGGGCTGTCAGAGACTATCGGCGAAGCATACCCCTCCCGATGCCGCAACAGCTCTGCCAGTGACTCAGATACACTTCACACCAACAGAcgatgatttttttcccccaaacaAACAGCACCGTCCCGACTCCACACTCTCTTCAGTATGCAGTGATTTGTCCGGTTATAGCTAATGGCTAAATGGCGTCATCCACGTGAAACTGAATAGGCCATTTGCCGTCCCAAAGGCTTCTCCGCATCCGGTCGTGGGCCATTGGTGAAGCTGAAAAACTATTTAAAGCAAGCTTGTTAAATAATCGGCACTGACGGAGCAAATGTGCTCCTCGCAACCTTTGAATTGCGAGTCGAAGTTTTTAAACCCACCCCAAATGTTTCGTGCACTGCGAGTCTCCACACGGGAAACACCCTCAGATTAACATGTTCTCCCGCGGAGATTCATATGATCTTTATGCAAAAGAAAAGACAAGGCGATGGCAGGGGTAGAGCGGACATGCTATTTATACGGTATACTTGGGAAGAAGgcaagcatttttgaaaatattgaTTCATATTTTCGATCCATAGAAAGCCATTACCGATGCTTTTAAAACCACCTAGGTAATCTCAGAGAGAGGGGGGATGACAGGACTGAAGATAGTGTCTCGACTCCCCCCAGGTCTGATTCCCTGTCACCGAGCAGCTAATTGCCACCTGTTCGCGCAGTTTGAGTGGCATTTTAACCTGGCCACCTGTTATGCTGAAACTCTGGTGCTTTTTCTGTATGTTCATTTTCTCCGATTTTGTTTGTTTAAGATGATTAAACTCCACAGCAGTACTGTTGAGAGACTTGCGTCTGCTAAGGAACAATCGGTGTATGAATTACAGCAAACCTGTAACAGGTGTTTGTCCCGGTTACAAGCGGAAGGGTCTACCAGAAACATCAATAAAGTTTGATTTAGCGCGGAAGGTGACTGAATGGCGTAAGAAGCCATTCACAATCCCTGTTTTCTCCTGGCCATTCTTCTGAATCATCTCCCAACATATGACATCAGGGCACAGAGGAGGGACTCCGGTTCGGTCTCTCACTTAGTGGGAGGTCACGGGGTAAACAAAGCCTTTGAACCGCTTGTCGAAAACATACAGGATTTGGCATGAGCTGGACTCCCTTCAGCATTCATACAGCACAGTAAGCTCTCATCTATGACCTTGTGACTGAAAACCACAAAAGAGCAAAATCTTGCCTCCAAAGAGACTCGTTGTCACGTGCTTTGAACAACCATCTCTTCAATTTGCCTTTACACCGTTTTGTATAAATTGTTTAGTTAAGTAGTTTGTATGATTTATTTTCCTGAATGTAGATCATGCATTCCTTACTGCCAGCAAGTGCAGTAAAACCGCCGATTTAAAGGCACTGGAGCTGCTTGGCTCGAAACAATATTGTTACGATAATAAGACATCTGAACTTTAATAATGCTTTATCACTAAATATTAATAATATAGAATAAGCAATGTTAAATGGAACTTAAAGCTAAATTACTATGCACTATAATTATATTGCTAAACACATTGCCGTTCTCTGTCGTTGTTTAGCTTATATTTTTTCCAACTGAATATTTATTTTTCTAACTGAATGTACCTACTCACATTGAAAAGTTTATTTAGACCGCACGACACACATTGAGATTTTGCAGTTTGTCACCTTCCTTAAAAGTAGCTGCAAAGGATGGATTCCCGAGACTCGGTAGACTCACCCAGGTGCATCTGTCACTCTCAAACCAAGCAGATCCTATTTATCGGAATCCCCGAATGTCCAGAAACTCAGACGAACGCTGGGAGGCTTAAATTCCGAACAGACCCTTTATCCCGAGGAATGCAAGCCTGCCAGCCAGTGTGTCTCAAATGGACACTATCTTATGCCGGGATAGGAATGAGAGGGCTGACCTGTTTGACAGTGTTTTCCTTCGTCAAATTAAACCTAAACGGTTTGTTTTTAATCCCTTTCCTCACCCCACAGCCTCTCAACTCCAAAGACCAAGAGCCGACTAAAGCATTTCTCTTCCCTAAAGGTGCCTTTCCCGCAAAAATCCATGAACCTTTCTACACAGTTCCTATCTAGTCTAATCGCTCCGATTAAACTACACCTCTGTTTCAGGTACTGACATTGGTCCTTGAATTTTATTCCAATGGGCTTTCAAAATGAACTTCTTTGCAAACATTTTGTTTATGCATGATTTTCTATTACTAAATGTACCATTAAATTCTTGTAACTTGGACTTGGAGCTGAGGTGGTAAATCGTCTCATTTTGGGTAGGGAAATTTTCAATGAGAAGGGCTTATTGGATAGTTTCCTTTgacatcatcatcaccatcagaTCTAAACCAGATGAATTGGATGAAGCTATTACTTATGTACTGTTAGACTGCCATCACCTCTCCTTGTACCTTGCTCATGGAAACACTTTCATAAAGCAAATATGTGCTATTTTACAGCCTATGGCTAACAATGATCTTTTCAAATCCAGAGCTGATTGCATCATGGtaataaacatttgacatttgGTATCAATAATAAATTACTTCTGGACTCTAAATCTGGCACACCTTTACCAATGGCCTAATATCTATCCTGGTCTACATGTACAACTATTACCAACTCTTAACTTCCCACTGTGTCTGTCAAGCAACCTAACATTGCAAATTACCTAGCAAATCATTTGGTAGTATCACATGTAGATACCACTGAGGAAAATAAATGTCTAAATAATACCCCTACCAGGAATGCTTacattacagagaatgatgttaATTTTACAAATTTGATGGTCATAAATTGGGACGTTTGAAATAAATTGAATTGTTCCTTGTAAGAGAAGTATGCAAACTAACAGGGTTATCATCATATGGGTAGAATCTATTGTCCAAGTATTTTGGCTGGGAAATTGTTAACACTGTTTTATAATCTTCACAGTCAAGGTGTTCCCCTGAAATGAAGCAAAGGTAACAGCTGAAGCTTCAAGCAAAAAGGAAAAGATAAGAAAGATTACCGCTGCATTACTAGGTGGAAGTGTGAGCGAGAAATAACCTAGAAAGGAGTGAATGTGTGAAGCAAGTAGAATACCTTTCAAAATTGGTAGACTGTAGAATAGGGTTGTTTCTGTGAATTGAGTGATTTAGAAAGAGCTCAGACAGTTTTTGTGAAACAGAGATTTGCCAGGTGTAGAGTGCTTCTCTCaaagggggaaagggggagggggtgtttAAGAGGTAGAGTTGCTCAGTGAATGAGCAATCAAGCATGTCTTTGTAAATGGAAGGTggcatgtgggggtgggggagagtagGAGGAGTGGTTTGCTAGAGGTAGCAAAGCATTTCTTTAACTGGGAGATGAAGGATTCTTTTGTAAACCTGAGAATTTTGAAGGCAGTAAAAAGTAGCCGATTTTTTTCGGTGTTAGGTTGTTTGACAGATGCATTCAAAATGTATTTGAAGTAAAAGTATGGCACTAGTGATTAAAATTCACTGTAACTGCATATGTCTGTGATTTTATCCTTATACAGTACCCTAATTCAGAAATCTGGGAAATTAAGTCAGGGAAAGGCCATATGGTACACCAAGCCTGCTGCATGCTTCAGTGGGATTATATGTTTGAATCCACTCTGCTGCCTGATCTCCATATCCTCTGATTCACTGTGCTGAAAAATCCATCAACCTTGGTTCTAATGATTGAGCATCCAAACTCCTCTGAGATGGAGCATTTTACTCCTCTCCAGTTCTCTGAAGAAAGTGGTTTTTTCTCAATCCAGTTCAAAATGGTTAACTCATTGTGACGTAACATCATCCAATTCTGGATTTTCTACCAAGAAGAAATGATCTCAGCATccattccctctgtccatctcagaACCTTGTAAGCTGCAAGATACCATCGCGTATTACCCTAAACTCCAATAGATTTTGGCAAATCGGTCTTTTCCCTTACACAACAACCCCTCATCCACAAAATCAGTCTAATGAATCCAAGGTGGCTATATGCTTGTTTAATGAAACTCTAAATTTCACTTACCCACTTCACAATCGCAACAACACTTCTTTATTTTTGTGCCATAGTAATGGTGACCAACATACGGTACATTTGCCTTCCTAGTTacgcaatcatgaagaaggcatgctgtGGCTCTACcttattaggaatttgaggagatttgatatactCCCAAGGGCTCTTGCAATTACCTACAGATGTACGATGGAGAGCATCCAGACTGGCATGGAGGTGCTAATGCGCAAGAATATAAGAGGTGGCAGatagttgtagactcagccagcttcatcatgggcacagccCTCCCTACCATCACGGACGTATTCAAGAGGTGGTGTTTCAAGAAGGAGGCATCTGCCGGCAAGGACCCTTATCATCCGCGGCATGCCtacttcttgttactaccatcaaaaaagaggtgcaggagcctgaacaccaactctcagcaattcagaaacagctacttcccctctgccagaagatttctgaatggtccatgagcacTATCTCATAATTCTATTGTCTTTTGCACTAATTACTTATTTTGAAAATTATTGTACTTTTATGTCTTTGCTTTGTActcctgctgcaaaacaacaaatttcaagatgtATGTCAGGGATAGTAAacttcattctgattctgaattgtttCTTGTAGCTGAATTCTTACTTCCTGTGTTTCCCAACACTTACTATTTCTCATAATCAAAAAGATTGTTTTTTACTCTTCctacaaaaaaaacacaacttcATATATTTTCAAGTTATGCTCTATCTTGTGACCACCACTAAACATATCAATATTCTTTTTCATAATCTgtatttgaggagattacaagtaggatagataaaaggaatgcagtggatattgtaaatttggactttcagaatgcctttgataaagtgccacacaggaggctgcttactAGGTTAAGAGCCCATTCtactacaggaaagttactggcattgttagaacattggctgattggtagagggcagcaagtgggaataaaaggatccttttcaggttggccgccagtgactagtggtgttccgcaggggtcggtgttgggaccgcttctttttatgctgtatattgatgatttagctGACGgattagatggctttgttgccaagtttgcgtttgatatgaagattggtgaaggggcaggtagtggtgaggaaacaggtaggctgcagaaggacttggacagattaggagaatgggcaaaaaagtggtaaatgaaatacaatgttggaaaatgtaggGCTATGCCAtttggaagtagaaataaatatgcagactattttctaaatggggagaaaatccaaaagtctgagatgcaaaggcacttgggagtccttgtgcagaacaccctaaaggtcaaCTTACAGGGTGAGTCAGTggtatggaaggcaaatgcaatgttagcattcatatcaagtggtctagaatgcaagagcagggatgtgatgctgaggctttataaggcactggtgaagcctcaccttgagcattgtgagcagttctgtgcTCCTCATCCAGGAATGCAAGTTTAATGGttctggatctgtactcgctggaatttagaaggatgaggggggatctcattgaaaccttttgaatgttgagtgGGTGTGGAAagaatgcttcccatggtggggagggtctaggacaagagggcccagcctcaggatagaggggcatccatttcaaacagagatgcggagaaatttctttagccagagggtggtgaatttgtggaatttattaccacaggcagctgtattTAACATATCACAGCTGTATATCacaggccattgggtgtatttaaggcagagcttgataagttctttattagacatggcatcaaaggttatggggagtggggctgaggaggaaaaaaacggattagccatgattgaatggcagagcagactcgatgggccaaatggcctaattctgctctaatgtcttatggtcttatgtacacCCACATCAAACTGCAGTCTCCCATCTATTTCATATGATATTCAATGATTGTTGCACCAAAGAATTTAACATCATTTCAACTCTCTAAGAGTAAAAGATGGGAAATGTGTGGCTTCCCATTTGTCTGTCTCTTTGCATTTCCTACTCTGTATTTTTAATTATAACATATCACAGCAGCAAGGTTTCACTTTCTCAAGTTTATTCTCATAGCTGGTGTTTATGATGTTCCTTCAGTTCATTTCATCTGAGCCTTGGTACTTGTTCATAAGTAAATCCTCATTGTTTTAGACTTGGCAGATTGACTTTTCTGATCAGCAAGGAAAAGGATGTTTTCCAGACTGCTCTACTTTTACTGGCGAGGAAGGAGTGCAGACTGTCCCAGTCCCTTTTGTAAGAGGgaagaaaaacaaaatcaaaatcaTCTTTATTATAAATTTATAATACTACTTAGTTGAGTTGAATAAATGCTCTCCAATAAATGTACTCTATAATTTCATAACAGTACCACATAGAGCAGAAAATCCAATTTCTATTAGGTTAATTGACAATAGCTGGGTGTTGTAATGGATTTCAGGATTGGCACTACTGCAACCCTTTATCCCCACATATTAGTTGCTACCCCCAACCAAACAGGGTAGGAAGGGGCAAGTTAAGCAGTAGTGGAATGTTTTTGAATGTGGACTCAGGTGAAATGAGGATTGAACTCAgctctgatccattttctctggCTGCAGAGAATATCCTGCCATCATTCATGGCCAAGGTACATTGATCAAAATTGCCATGTCAGTAGAATGCTGGACAgtaactgatccctgtggaattaCGCATGACATCTTGTGAAAGTATATATAGTAAGAAGGAGGAAATAAATTTTTCAATGAAAGCAAGAAAAAATGTGGCACTCTGTTTCCATTTAAAAACTGATTGGAAAACAAGTGTCAGCAactgtgagagtcctgaatccttCAGTCCAATGGAGATTAAAGATGCAAATAGTCATAATATTCTAGGATATTACAAAATCACACACACAACTATCAACATGAGCTTCAAGGTGCTTTCTAAAGGAATTACTCTCATTGCAATTTGCTTTCACTTTAGTTGCACCTTTAGCACCAATTTACACATTTAGTGTTATTGTGGTACAAAGTTTAACAAAGGGCATGGTTGTACCTGAACATTTTTAGTTGCACCTTTAGCACCAATTTATACATTTAGTGTTATTGTGGTACAAGGTTTAAAAAGAGCATGGTTGTATCTGAACATTTTTAGTTGTAAGAAAGAAACAAGGAAACAAACTAATGGAAACAGATTAGAATCCCAAATTTACTTGGGTTTCATTAGCCGATATGGGAGAAACGTAATCTAtttccatagaacattacagcagcacagaaccaggccttttggcccttcttggctgtgccgaaccatttttctgcctagtcccactgacctgtacctggaccatatccctccatacacctctcatccatgtacctgtctaagttttccttaaatgttaaaagtgagcccgcatttaccacttcatctggcagctcattccacactcccaccactctctgtgtgaagaagcctcccctaatgttccctttaagcttttcccccttcacccttaacccatgtcctctgggtttttttctcccctagcctcagtggaaaaagcctgtttgcattgactctatctatacccatcataattttatatacctctatcaaatctcccctcattcttctatgctccaggggataaagtcctaacctattcaacctttctctgtaactcagtttctcaagtcccggcaacatccttgtaaaccttctctgcactctttcaaccttattaatatccttcctgtaatttgatgaccaaaactgcacacaatactccaaattcggcctcaccaatgccttatacaacctcaccagaacatcccaactcttatactcaatactttgatttataaacgccaatgtactaaaagctctctttactaccctatctacctctgatgccacttttagggaattttgtatctgtattcccagatccctgtgttctactgcactcctcaaggtaccatttaccttgtatgttctaccttggtttttccttccaaagtgcaatacctcacacttgtctgtattaaactccatctgccacttttcagcccatttttccagctggtccaaatccctctgcaagctttgaaaacctttctcactgtccactacacctccaatctttgtatcatcagcaaatttgctgatccaatttaccacattatcatccagatcattggtatagatgacaaataacaatggacccagcactgatccctgagacacaccactagtcacagtcctccactcagagaagcaatcctccactaccactctctgacttctcccattgagccaatgtctaatccaatttactacctcaccatgtatacctagcgactgaatcttcctaactaacctcccatgctggaccttgtcaaaggccttactgaagtccatgtagacaacatccaatgccttcccttcatccactttccttgtaacctccttgaaaaactctattaggtttgttaaacatgacctaccacacacaaagccaagatgattctccctaataagtccctatctatctaaatacttgtagatcctatctcttagtactccttccaataatttacatactaccgacatcaaacttaccagcctataatttcctggattacttttaagccttttttaaacaacgtaacaacatgagctatcctccaatcctccggcacctcacccgtaaataccgatattttaaatatatctgccagggcccctgcaatttcaacaccagtctccttcaaacTCCAAGGGAATACCGTGTCAGGTcctagggatttatctactctgatttgcttcaagatagcaagcacctcctcctcttcaatctgtataggttccatgacctcactacttgtttgcctcatttccattgattccattccagtttccttagtaaatacagacacaaaaaacccatttaagatc
Coding sequences within it:
- the LOC140734410 gene encoding protein sprouty homolog 2; amino-acid sequence: MEAPTHVESPLSLQLAHDRGRLRIDPDPGEMQGPVLSIDQIRAIRANNDYVERPMVLSAKVATSSPSSAAQKWERTTELSLGVEPRSSTQLHQQVQQHLSRSTSTVSSASRSSTTSDQRLLVSVSSSPSAQGIVRAQPKADLKPDFNKTLGGEDWNQHSLRCEECGQCKCGSCTAPRTLPSCWLCDQRCLCSFQSALDYGTCVCCVKGLFYHCSNDDEDNCADNPCSCSQGHCCARWTAMGLISIFLPCLWCYLPAKGCLRVCQGCYDGVKRPGCRCKNSNTVCRKVSKAPCPKTLDKPL